From a region of the Salinispira pacifica genome:
- a CDS encoding HAD family hydrolase yields the protein MTDILERIRSFEKTKDFFIGIDSDGCVFDSMGVKHKECFCPAFINVMNLQGVSDAAREVWEFVNLFSKTRGINRFKALILSLDFLREHPEVKKRGVEVPRMDALREWTERESALGMSGLLREIDEHPHPDLLQARDWSEEVNLAVGRIVRNLAPFPAVPDALKQMVRHADTMVVSQTPVANIEHEWKENGIHDYVQTIAGQEMGSKAFHLKTAAYERYEPSSILMIGDAPGDYSAAQEIGALFYPIIPGGEETAWRRFVDEALPAFLDGKYRGEYEKSLLDDFHRSLPSTPHGIIHDF from the coding sequence ATGACTGATATTCTGGAACGCATTCGTTCATTTGAGAAAACAAAGGACTTCTTTATCGGAATTGATTCTGACGGCTGCGTATTTGACAGCATGGGTGTGAAACACAAGGAGTGCTTTTGTCCGGCGTTTATCAATGTGATGAATCTTCAGGGTGTGAGCGATGCCGCCCGGGAGGTGTGGGAATTTGTCAATCTGTTTTCAAAAACCCGGGGAATCAACCGTTTTAAAGCCCTGATTCTCAGTCTGGATTTCCTCAGGGAACATCCGGAGGTGAAGAAACGGGGAGTTGAAGTCCCCCGAATGGACGCTCTCAGGGAGTGGACTGAACGAGAGTCCGCCCTGGGAATGTCGGGGCTGTTGAGAGAAATTGACGAGCACCCACATCCGGATCTTCTTCAGGCCAGAGACTGGTCCGAGGAGGTGAACCTGGCCGTGGGACGGATTGTAAGAAACCTGGCGCCCTTTCCCGCCGTGCCCGATGCACTGAAACAGATGGTCAGGCATGCGGATACCATGGTTGTGTCCCAGACCCCCGTGGCGAATATCGAACATGAATGGAAGGAAAACGGCATTCATGACTACGTACAGACCATTGCGGGGCAGGAGATGGGAAGCAAAGCTTTTCATTTGAAGACTGCCGCGTACGAAAGATACGAGCCTTCTTCAATACTGATGATCGGCGATGCACCGGGGGATTATTCCGCCGCACAGGAAATCGGCGCCCTTTTTTATCCCATCATCCCCGGCGGCGAAGAGACCGCATGGCGCAGATTCGTGGATGAGGCTCTTCCGGCTTTTCTTGACGGAAAGTACAGAGGGGAGTACGAGAAGAGTCTTCTGGATGATTTTCACCGCAGCCTTCCTTCAACCCCCCATGGAATAATACATGATTTTTGA
- a CDS encoding DUF502 domain-containing protein, translating to MKRLSRFISTIFIGGVAVIFPLAVLFFFFTWLFRLVSQAVLPVALKINEWLEISVSLASAIAVILILAGCFVIGLIVKTKFGNFIHNRLERHILRRVPGYNLLREAAKPFFNTERNEMFTRPALIRPYDNETMMTAFITDHHVEKGFYTAFVPTSPNPTNGLVFHVTEDRVDFLDTGFEETMRSVVAGGNGTGELMNKIRKTDPEI from the coding sequence ATGAAACGACTGAGCAGGTTTATTTCTACAATTTTCATCGGCGGAGTGGCGGTGATTTTTCCCCTGGCCGTTCTATTCTTTTTCTTCACCTGGCTGTTCCGGCTGGTATCCCAGGCAGTCCTGCCGGTGGCATTGAAAATAAATGAATGGCTGGAAATTTCGGTAAGTCTGGCATCGGCAATCGCCGTGATACTCATATTGGCGGGATGTTTTGTCATTGGTTTGATCGTAAAAACCAAGTTCGGGAATTTCATCCACAACCGGCTTGAGCGTCATATCCTGCGGCGGGTTCCGGGATACAACCTTCTCAGAGAGGCGGCAAAACCGTTTTTCAATACCGAGAGGAATGAGATGTTCACCCGCCCCGCACTTATCCGCCCCTACGATAATGAGACTATGATGACCGCATTCATTACCGATCACCATGTGGAAAAAGGCTTCTATACCGCCTTTGTTCCCACAAGTCCCAACCCCACCAACGGATTGGTGTTCCATGTAACTGAAGATCGTGTGGACTTCCTGGACACAGGGTTTGAGGAAACCATGCGCTCGGTGGTTGCAGGAGGCAACGGAACCGGCGAACTGATGAATAAGATCCGCAAAACAGATCCGGAAATCTGA
- a CDS encoding peptide chain release factor 3, translated as MTTTTKAGAELAREIEKRRTFAIISHPDAGKTTLTEKLLLYGGSIREAGAVKSNKIDRGATSDFMEIERQRGISVATSVMSFEYGGKIINILDTPGHKDFAEDTYRTLTAVDSVILVVDSVKGVEEQTERLMEVCRMRNTPVIVFINKLDREGRNPLELMDIIEEKLSISVRPLTWPVNRGDRFKGVYNLVEQNLYLFRPGKTSIEEDRILIENLEDPRLPKEVGEEDSTQLKEDVELIEAAYGDFDRDAYLSGDLAPVFFGSALNNFGVRELLETFLDISPAPRARETDIRTVAADESKFSGFVFKIHANLDPKHRNRIAFMRVCSGTFQRNTMFHHVRAGKSIRFNNPYSFMASKKDVVDSAYPGDVVGLYDRGDLKIGDTLTTGEQFMYQGIPSFSPEVFQELTNTDPMKSKQLEKGIRQLTEEGLAQLFIQDQGRRKIVGTVGNLQFDVIQYRLLNEYGASCRFTPLNFARACWLTSPDRKKLDRFVESQRRRIAMDKDENPVYFAESEWDLNYMRREYPDIDFHFTSEFKLQRD; from the coding sequence ATGACAACCACCACCAAAGCCGGCGCGGAACTCGCCCGGGAAATAGAAAAACGGCGTACCTTCGCCATTATCAGCCACCCCGATGCTGGAAAAACCACTCTCACGGAAAAACTTCTGCTCTACGGGGGCAGTATCCGTGAGGCCGGTGCAGTGAAATCCAACAAAATTGACCGGGGAGCCACATCCGACTTCATGGAAATTGAGCGCCAGCGGGGTATCTCCGTTGCCACCTCGGTGATGAGTTTTGAGTACGGCGGCAAAATCATCAATATTCTGGACACACCCGGCCATAAGGACTTCGCAGAAGATACCTACCGCACCCTCACGGCCGTGGACAGTGTAATCCTGGTGGTTGACTCGGTGAAGGGTGTAGAGGAACAGACCGAACGGCTTATGGAAGTGTGCCGGATGCGCAATACGCCGGTGATTGTTTTTATTAACAAGCTCGACCGTGAAGGCCGGAACCCTCTGGAACTCATGGATATTATCGAAGAAAAGCTGTCCATCTCTGTGCGGCCTCTCACCTGGCCGGTGAACCGGGGAGACCGGTTCAAGGGGGTGTACAACCTGGTGGAGCAGAATCTCTACCTTTTCCGTCCCGGAAAAACCAGTATTGAAGAAGACCGCATACTGATCGAAAATCTTGAGGACCCCAGACTCCCGAAGGAAGTAGGGGAAGAGGACAGCACCCAGCTGAAAGAAGATGTGGAACTGATTGAGGCCGCCTACGGCGATTTTGACCGGGATGCATATTTGTCCGGGGATCTTGCCCCGGTATTCTTCGGTTCGGCCCTGAACAATTTCGGGGTGCGTGAACTGCTGGAAACCTTCCTGGATATTTCTCCCGCACCCCGGGCCCGGGAGACGGACATCCGGACTGTGGCTGCTGATGAAAGCAAGTTTTCCGGTTTTGTTTTTAAAATTCATGCCAACCTGGATCCCAAGCATAGAAACCGCATTGCGTTCATGAGGGTGTGCAGCGGAACCTTTCAGCGGAACACCATGTTTCATCATGTGCGGGCGGGGAAATCCATCCGCTTCAATAATCCCTACAGCTTTATGGCATCCAAAAAGGATGTGGTGGATTCGGCATATCCGGGAGATGTGGTGGGGCTCTATGACCGGGGAGATCTGAAGATCGGGGACACGCTGACAACCGGCGAGCAGTTCATGTATCAGGGAATTCCCAGTTTTTCCCCCGAGGTTTTTCAGGAGCTCACCAATACCGACCCCATGAAGAGCAAGCAGTTGGAAAAGGGAATCCGGCAGCTTACCGAAGAGGGGTTGGCCCAGCTGTTCATACAGGATCAGGGCAGGCGGAAAATTGTGGGGACCGTGGGGAATCTTCAGTTTGATGTAATTCAGTACCGGCTGCTCAATGAATACGGAGCCAGCTGCCGCTTCACTCCTCTGAATTTTGCCCGGGCGTGCTGGCTCACCAGCCCGGACCGGAAAAAGCTGGACAGATTTGTGGAATCTCAGCGGCGCAGAATAGCCATGGACAAGGATGAAAACCCGGTGTATTTCGCCGAAAGCGAGTGGGATCTGAATTATATGAGGCGGGAATATCCTGATATTGATTTCCACTTCACCAGCGAGTTTAAACTCCAGCGTGATTAA
- the rnr gene encoding ribonuclease R has product MTNKPKKNTSEQKTGKTPANTQRSKSEQKKTAKDARPEKSRGNRSSAGRSSSGKNSPSRGSSSRSSSGKPTPAPSGSGSGPRGSNAEGIISLHNRGFGFLIVPEGQDIFIPLDNVGKAMDGDTVRVRIESRPRGKNPIGRVESILKEGRREFVGLYTRKDGKPRVIPEDDSLTRPIEVKNPGQARSGQVVVVSRDGTIGEVIGYPDAPGVDVQMVLRSRDLPYEYPAELNRIAQNIPQPNMRKLKKNRLDFRKQLTFTIDPESAKDFDDAISLKQLPGGMFELAVHIADVSHFVAPGSKIDEEAAKRSTSIYLLNHVATMLPERLANDLCSLKPGVDRPAFSVIMTVSSRGEVLSYRIQESIIKSDRRFTYEQVEEILNGGYDPLGKTIHLLQAVSLLLRRQREETGSIDFNASVPVISLNEDGTPESIEPSRRLDAHRLVEECMLTANRTVARHIEKIGSLPFVYRIHQRPEAEDARTFLNLLKAQGINYRIPEDELESEDYRKLLSIIENLEFKDLIEKVALRSMTKAVYSVENQGHFGLAFDAYTHFTSPIRRYPDLLVHRLLKEYGRTGISLSEAEAKKRKNELQRLCNHASEAESTATDVEREYIRIKSMQFLKDHLGEDHEGIITGVTSFGLFVQLKDFMIDGLVHISDMKDDHYIFDGENYQLKGEKRKAVLRLGDPVKVRINRVSVEEQKADFRLIEHPA; this is encoded by the coding sequence ATGACCAACAAACCCAAAAAGAACACATCAGAACAGAAAACCGGAAAAACACCGGCAAACACCCAGAGATCAAAGAGCGAACAGAAAAAGACGGCCAAGGATGCCCGGCCTGAAAAATCACGGGGCAACCGCAGCAGTGCAGGCCGCAGCAGTTCCGGCAAGAACAGTCCAAGCCGCGGCAGTTCAAGCAGGAGCTCTTCTGGAAAACCGACTCCAGCCCCATCCGGCAGTGGATCAGGTCCCCGGGGAAGCAATGCAGAAGGCATCATTTCCCTTCATAACAGGGGTTTCGGGTTCCTTATTGTCCCGGAGGGTCAGGATATCTTTATTCCCCTGGACAATGTGGGGAAAGCAATGGACGGAGATACGGTGCGTGTCCGCATCGAGTCCCGCCCCCGGGGCAAGAACCCCATCGGCCGTGTAGAGTCCATACTCAAAGAGGGCAGGCGGGAATTTGTGGGGCTCTACACCCGGAAAGACGGGAAGCCCAGGGTTATTCCCGAAGATGACAGTCTCACCCGCCCCATCGAAGTGAAAAATCCGGGTCAGGCCCGCAGCGGCCAGGTAGTTGTGGTCAGCCGGGACGGCACCATTGGCGAAGTAATCGGATATCCCGATGCACCGGGGGTGGATGTCCAGATGGTCCTTCGTTCCCGGGACCTGCCCTATGAGTATCCGGCCGAACTGAACCGCATAGCTCAGAACATTCCCCAGCCCAATATGCGCAAGCTGAAGAAAAACCGGCTGGATTTCCGGAAACAGCTGACATTCACCATCGACCCGGAAAGTGCAAAAGATTTTGATGATGCCATTTCATTGAAGCAGCTTCCCGGGGGAATGTTTGAACTGGCGGTACACATAGCCGACGTAAGCCACTTTGTAGCTCCCGGAAGCAAAATTGATGAAGAAGCCGCTAAACGCAGCACCAGCATATATCTGCTGAACCATGTGGCCACCATGCTTCCTGAGCGTCTGGCCAATGATTTATGCAGTCTGAAACCCGGTGTTGACCGTCCGGCATTCAGTGTGATCATGACGGTGAGCAGCAGAGGCGAGGTCCTGAGCTACCGCATTCAGGAAAGCATCATCAAAAGCGATCGCCGCTTCACCTACGAGCAGGTTGAGGAAATCCTGAACGGCGGATATGACCCTCTGGGGAAAACCATTCATCTTCTGCAGGCAGTAAGTCTTCTGCTGCGCAGGCAGAGGGAAGAAACCGGAAGCATCGATTTTAATGCGTCAGTCCCGGTTATCAGTCTGAATGAGGATGGAACCCCCGAAAGCATAGAACCGTCCAGGCGGCTTGATGCACACCGCCTGGTTGAGGAATGCATGCTCACGGCAAACCGCACTGTTGCCCGGCATATCGAGAAAATCGGTTCCCTCCCCTTTGTATACCGGATCCATCAGCGTCCCGAAGCGGAGGACGCCCGGACATTTCTCAATCTTCTCAAAGCCCAGGGAATCAATTACCGGATCCCGGAAGATGAACTGGAGAGCGAAGACTATAGAAAGCTTCTTTCAATTATTGAAAACCTGGAGTTCAAGGACCTGATTGAAAAGGTTGCACTGAGATCCATGACCAAGGCGGTATACAGCGTGGAGAATCAGGGCCATTTCGGTCTGGCATTTGACGCATACACCCACTTCACCTCCCCGATTCGCAGATACCCCGACCTGCTGGTGCACCGTCTGTTGAAGGAATACGGCCGCACCGGCATCAGCCTTTCGGAAGCAGAAGCCAAGAAGCGGAAAAACGAGCTGCAAAGGCTCTGCAATCACGCCTCTGAGGCGGAAAGCACGGCCACAGATGTGGAACGGGAATACATCAGGATCAAGTCCATGCAGTTTCTCAAAGACCATCTCGGTGAAGATCATGAAGGAATCATCACCGGGGTTACATCATTCGGACTCTTCGTTCAGCTGAAGGATTTTATGATTGACGGACTGGTGCATATATCTGATATGAAGGATGACCATTACATTTTCGATGGAGAAAATTATCAGCTGAAAGGTGAAAAACGGAAAGCCGTTCTCCGGCTGGGGGATCCGGTGAAGGTTCGGATCAACCGGGTTTCGGTGGAAGAACAAAAGGCGGATTTCCGCCTCATTGAACACCCGGCCTGA
- a CDS encoding EAL domain-containing protein yields MKCSRCEILPETMIPSGVLYLSPAIALTGDKLEKAFSDTGAALHESDGLFSARVSREQIAQVMENHRTDFTDAELSGTKALFVPPEREPTIHDLIHMESLLSIFSRLEGNWLLDMLRERRLRHVFHPIRNAENPEIIYGREVLLRGVDRDGNSVNPGIIFSVARKADLLFYLDREARISAVNRASEKRLKEKLFINFNPTSIYSPDYCLKTTMEAIEATQFRPEDIVFELVESDYIRDIPRMLEIVDFYRSNGFQVALDDLGSGYSSLNLLHQLHPDIVKLDMDMVMGVSSDTFKQSILKSIIELSRQMKITTIAEGVEDEDDYRWVKNLGVDLVQGFLFGKPQE; encoded by the coding sequence ATGAAATGCAGCAGATGCGAAATTCTACCTGAAACAATGATTCCCAGCGGCGTCCTGTATCTTTCTCCGGCCATAGCTCTTACCGGAGATAAACTGGAAAAGGCTTTCAGCGATACCGGCGCCGCCCTTCATGAGTCGGACGGGCTCTTCTCCGCCCGGGTCAGCAGGGAACAGATTGCCCAGGTCATGGAAAATCATCGCACTGATTTTACCGACGCAGAGTTATCCGGAACCAAAGCGCTTTTTGTTCCCCCCGAGCGTGAGCCCACCATTCATGACCTCATACACATGGAAAGCCTTTTGAGCATTTTTTCCCGGCTTGAAGGTAACTGGCTTCTGGATATGCTGAGGGAGCGGCGGTTGCGCCATGTGTTTCACCCCATCAGAAATGCAGAAAACCCGGAGATCATTTACGGCAGGGAAGTGCTTCTCAGAGGGGTGGACCGTGATGGAAATTCTGTGAACCCGGGCATTATATTCTCGGTGGCCCGGAAGGCGGACCTGCTGTTTTATCTGGATCGGGAAGCAAGAATTTCCGCTGTAAACCGGGCTTCCGAAAAGAGACTGAAGGAGAAGCTGTTTATCAACTTCAATCCCACATCCATTTACAGCCCGGATTATTGCCTCAAAACCACCATGGAAGCAATCGAAGCCACCCAGTTCCGACCGGAAGACATCGTATTTGAGCTGGTGGAAAGCGACTACATCCGGGATATTCCCCGCATGCTTGAAATCGTTGATTTCTACCGATCCAACGGATTTCAGGTTGCTCTGGATGATCTGGGTTCGGGCTACAGCTCGTTGAATCTGCTTCACCAGCTCCATCCGGATATTGTGAAACTTGATATGGATATGGTGATGGGTGTGAGCAGCGATACCTTTAAACAGAGTATTCTGAAAAGCATTATTGAACTGTCCCGCCAGATGAAAATCACCACCATTGCCGAAGGAGTGGAGGACGAGGATGATTACCGCTGGGTAAAAAACCTGGGTGTGGATCTGGTGCAGGGATTTCTCTTCGGAAAACCCCAGGAATAG
- a CDS encoding TylF/MycF/NovP-related O-methyltransferase yields the protein MAKNLFPGVSRLRTQRARKFLQRQGYLVEPLSSLLQDAPAEFTAHWDRVRPYTLTSPERGLGLYTAVEHLCRHDIPGDIVECGVYKGGSSMLAALALLEHNPRPERMIWLYDTFSGMTEPGEHDAIAVSGQAAAERFSPGWWEAGLEEVRKAMSLTGYPEDQLKFVPGDVMETLGESTPQKIALLRLDTDWYESTRRELEILYPLVSPGGFIIIDDYGHFTGAKKAVDEYFGKSGDGAHPYLHRLDYTGRMFRKPPL from the coding sequence ATGGCAAAGAATCTATTTCCCGGGGTTTCCCGGTTGAGAACACAGCGTGCACGGAAATTTCTGCAGCGGCAGGGATATCTGGTTGAACCCCTCAGCAGCCTGTTGCAGGACGCACCGGCGGAATTCACAGCCCACTGGGATCGGGTTCGTCCCTATACTCTTACATCTCCCGAACGGGGGCTGGGGTTGTATACGGCGGTTGAGCATCTGTGCCGGCACGACATTCCCGGCGATATTGTGGAATGCGGCGTATACAAAGGCGGCTCCAGCATGCTGGCAGCCCTGGCTCTTCTGGAACACAATCCCCGGCCAGAGCGGATGATCTGGCTTTATGATACCTTCAGCGGGATGACAGAGCCCGGTGAGCACGATGCAATTGCCGTCAGCGGACAGGCGGCAGCGGAACGGTTTTCCCCCGGCTGGTGGGAAGCTGGACTGGAAGAGGTCCGAAAGGCCATGAGCCTCACAGGCTATCCAGAGGATCAGCTGAAGTTTGTTCCGGGAGATGTTATGGAGACCCTTGGGGAATCAACTCCCCAAAAGATTGCCCTTCTTCGCCTGGATACCGACTGGTATGAATCCACCCGCCGTGAGCTGGAGATTCTCTACCCGCTGGTAAGCCCCGGGGGATTTATCATTATTGATGACTACGGTCATTTCACCGGCGCGAAAAAAGCGGTGGACGAATATTTCGGAAAATCCGGCGACGGGGCTCACCCCTACCTGCATCGTTTGGATTACACCGGTAGAATGTTCCGGAAGCCGCCGCTCTGA
- a CDS encoding class I SAM-dependent methyltransferase, translating to MNCPLCNSSDTVHLGARNVEHAHRDFYRCRFCDCIHVPEYQHPTGEEEIQRYATHNNQYENSRYREYLTKILQGAVQWMGSLDGCNVLDYGGGEEEVLARMLREQGVRADCWDPVYGHNTLESAPYHRIICCEAAEHFARPGNEFRRMKNLLRSGGLIYVVTRLSDTIDQPLTWWYINDSTHLVFYSCRSWEYIADSFGFTLLRCDSKSQILLQG from the coding sequence ATGAACTGTCCTCTCTGCAACTCCTCCGACACGGTACACCTGGGCGCCCGAAATGTTGAACACGCCCATCGGGATTTTTACCGCTGCAGATTCTGCGATTGCATCCATGTGCCCGAATATCAGCACCCTACTGGTGAGGAAGAAATTCAAAGATACGCCACACACAATAACCAGTACGAAAATTCCCGGTACCGGGAATATCTGACAAAGATCCTTCAAGGGGCGGTTCAATGGATGGGCAGCCTGGATGGATGCAACGTGTTGGATTACGGGGGCGGTGAAGAGGAAGTTCTGGCACGGATGCTCAGGGAACAGGGTGTCCGGGCGGACTGCTGGGATCCCGTCTACGGCCATAATACGCTGGAATCAGCTCCATACCACCGGATTATCTGCTGTGAAGCTGCAGAACACTTCGCCAGACCGGGGAATGAATTCCGTCGAATGAAAAACCTTCTCCGAAGCGGCGGTCTGATCTATGTGGTAACCCGCCTCAGCGATACCATTGATCAGCCGCTCACGTGGTGGTATATTAACGACAGCACCCACCTTGTGTTTTACAGTTGCCGCAGCTGGGAGTACATTGCAGACAGCTTCGGTTTCACCCTTCTTCGCTGCGATTCAAAATCGCAGATTCTCCTACAAGGCTGA
- a CDS encoding methyl-accepting chemotaxis protein — protein MAKRTKTLSFKITILILIITLVTFMIMSLILEATVRRIITNEKRAQFTFRAEMLMEIIEDGYVEYTRELQEIQRSQRAERAELLESGSGSDQLVNLARESRSAILSRIRQQYYESDILQDDDVLPFILDQQRTVLLHPRLPEGSRELAYESYIQDAQAESDGNRDFTRNGELWWTLYRSEPNWGWTVFYEVPHSQKFAALNSFRVTGILVMLAGFFLIAVLVAVFNRRALRPLLQVKQSIVEIADGGGDLTRQLEVKTQDEVGELSSEFNRFIASLRNIVSSIKILSSQTGDIRTDLNANTEETAGSISQISATIHNMMKQMERLKENIGGAVQSLGDISNSVNTNSRITQEQASMVEESVASVNEMIASINNVAEIVQAKSESSGVLVDTAREGGKQVEVMGQTFQQGVAQKIESIQEFLDVINGISSQINLLSMNAAIEAAHAGEHGRGFAVVAEEIRRLAEQTSSNTKRIGGSIKEIIQAISDTRVQVEQTGDAFDQINSHIEDVYSAFKEIHQSTEELSVGGREILTAMSQLSEGSGELQEQSADIHDKTRNIDSLMQEVDNYAGEMLQGMSEISSGSGEITGAMEYLNNLSSELGVKSNALEEQITRFKTDSEDDSASGSASDSASDSEHSEE, from the coding sequence ATGGCCAAGCGAACCAAAACCTTATCATTCAAGATTACCATTCTCATTCTCATTATCACCCTTGTGACATTCATGATCATGTCATTGATTCTGGAAGCCACCGTCCGCCGGATTATCACCAATGAGAAACGTGCACAATTCACCTTCCGGGCGGAGATGCTCATGGAAATAATTGAGGACGGCTATGTTGAGTATACCCGTGAGCTCCAGGAGATTCAGCGCTCCCAGCGTGCTGAACGGGCGGAACTCCTGGAGTCGGGATCGGGCAGTGATCAGCTGGTTAATCTTGCCCGGGAATCCCGGAGTGCGATTCTCTCCAGAATCCGGCAGCAGTATTACGAAAGCGACATTCTTCAAGATGATGATGTATTGCCCTTCATTCTTGATCAGCAGAGGACGGTACTTCTGCATCCCCGGCTGCCTGAGGGGAGCCGGGAGTTGGCCTATGAAAGCTATATTCAGGATGCCCAGGCCGAGTCGGACGGGAACCGGGACTTCACACGGAACGGTGAGCTGTGGTGGACGCTTTATCGGAGCGAACCTAACTGGGGCTGGACGGTGTTTTATGAGGTGCCCCACAGTCAGAAATTTGCCGCATTGAACAGTTTCCGGGTCACCGGAATCCTGGTAATGCTGGCAGGATTTTTTCTGATTGCCGTCCTGGTTGCCGTGTTTAACAGACGGGCATTACGTCCCCTGCTGCAGGTGAAGCAAAGCATCGTTGAAATTGCCGACGGAGGAGGCGATCTCACCCGGCAGCTTGAGGTGAAAACCCAGGATGAGGTTGGTGAGCTTTCTTCCGAGTTCAACCGTTTTATCGCATCCCTGAGAAATATTGTTTCCAGTATCAAGATTCTCAGCAGCCAAACCGGGGATATCCGCACTGATCTGAATGCCAATACTGAAGAGACCGCCGGCTCAATCAGTCAGATTTCAGCCACCATTCACAACATGATGAAGCAGATGGAGCGGCTGAAGGAAAATATCGGTGGTGCGGTGCAGTCCCTTGGGGATATCAGCAATTCTGTGAATACCAATTCACGTATAACCCAGGAGCAGGCATCCATGGTTGAGGAGTCCGTTGCCTCGGTAAACGAGATGATCGCATCGATCAATAATGTTGCCGAAATTGTACAGGCAAAATCGGAATCCAGCGGGGTCCTGGTGGACACCGCCAGAGAAGGGGGAAAGCAGGTTGAGGTGATGGGGCAGACATTTCAACAGGGAGTTGCGCAGAAGATCGAAAGCATCCAGGAATTTCTGGATGTAATAAATGGAATATCCTCCCAGATCAATCTGCTTTCCATGAATGCCGCCATTGAAGCAGCTCATGCGGGAGAACACGGCAGAGGCTTTGCCGTTGTTGCAGAGGAGATTCGAAGACTTGCCGAGCAGACCTCCTCCAATACCAAACGCATCGGAGGCAGCATTAAAGAAATTATCCAGGCGATCTCGGATACCCGGGTGCAGGTTGAGCAAACCGGTGATGCGTTTGACCAGATAAATTCCCACATTGAAGATGTGTACAGTGCATTCAAGGAAATCCATCAAAGTACAGAAGAGCTTTCTGTGGGAGGCCGGGAAATTCTCACTGCCATGTCCCAGCTCAGTGAAGGCTCGGGAGAGCTGCAGGAGCAGTCTGCGGATATTCATGACAAGACCAGGAACATCGACTCTCTTATGCAGGAAGTGGACAATTATGCCGGAGAGATGCTTCAGGGTATGAGTGAAATATCTTCCGGAAGCGGCGAGATAACCGGGGCCATGGAATATCTGAACAACCTGAGCAGCGAATTGGGGGTCAAGAGCAATGCACTGGAAGAGCAGATTACAAGATTTAAAACAGATTCCGAGGATGATTCTGCCTCAGGTTCTGCCTCAGATTCTGCCTCAGATTCTGAGCACAGTGAGGAGTGA
- a CDS encoding metal-dependent transcriptional regulator, translated as MSSTTEDYLKNIYSASEKSGVSLVKPGELASLMQVTPGTVTSMMKSLSEEKLVEYLPRSGVKLTPRGRELALKMVRRHRLIELFLVEVLGLEWQLVHDEAEILEHAFSDRLIERIDEILGHPSTDPHGDPIPAADGNISSQDGMPLSALNTQERARIMRVNHDSREFLEFLGERGCFPARKLPFGKKTP; from the coding sequence GTGAGCAGCACTACTGAAGATTATCTGAAAAACATATATTCCGCCTCGGAAAAATCCGGCGTCAGTCTGGTAAAGCCGGGCGAACTGGCATCTCTTATGCAGGTCACACCGGGAACCGTCACCTCCATGATGAAAAGCCTCAGCGAAGAGAAGCTTGTGGAGTACCTTCCACGGTCCGGGGTAAAACTTACTCCACGGGGCAGGGAGCTTGCACTGAAGATGGTGCGAAGACACCGGCTGATCGAGCTTTTTCTGGTTGAGGTACTTGGACTGGAATGGCAGCTGGTGCACGATGAGGCGGAAATACTGGAGCACGCCTTCAGCGACCGACTTATTGAGCGGATTGATGAAATTCTGGGGCATCCCTCCACCGACCCCCACGGCGATCCCATCCCCGCAGCTGACGGGAATATTTCAAGTCAGGACGGCATGCCTCTCAGTGCTCTGAATACTCAGGAACGGGCTCGGATCATGCGGGTCAACCATGACAGCAGGGAGTTCCTGGAGTTCCTCGGGGAACGGGGCTGTTTCCCGGCACGGAAATTACCATTCGGGAAAAAAACTCCGTAA